Proteins encoded in a region of the Triticum dicoccoides isolate Atlit2015 ecotype Zavitan chromosome 3A, WEW_v2.0, whole genome shotgun sequence genome:
- the LOC119269697 gene encoding uncharacterized protein LOC119269697 isoform X2 produces MGTIAEAPFCLFLLDAFGLFGIRPCSRRFAFALDANGHHDSVMRRGLWSNSRLVWNTMDRAKSGRILWRSRANQTLSRLCRCDNMLNVGHATVYESSVHVYYQALFNAAEGLTEKNQFDVWMLHAVVANDLCTGDSFVDLMSSRWLLLLPKIRRSLDMCTKF; encoded by the exons ATGGGAACTATCGCAGAAGCACCATTTTGCCTTTTTCTATTAGATGCCTTTGGATTGTTTGGCATCAGACCTTGTTCAAGGAGATTTGCTTTTG CCCTGGATGCAAATGGACATCATGATTCTGTTATGCGCCGAGGTCTGTGGTCAAATTCTCGATTGGTGTGGAACACCATGGACAGGGCAAAATCAG GGCGAATCTTGTGGAGGAGTAGGGCAAATCAGACATTGTCTCGCTTGTGCCGCTGTG ATAACATGCTGAATGTTGGTCATGCGACTGTGTATGAATCTTCTGTACATGTATATTATCAGGCATTGTTTAATGCTGCTGAGGGTTTAACAGAG AAAAATCAGTTTGATGTATGGATGCTTCATGCGGTGGTAGCTAATGATCTCTGTACTGGTGATAGTTTTGTG GATCTAATGTCGTCGAGGTGGCTGCTGCTCTTACCGAAGATCAGAAGAAGCCTGGATATGTGCACCAAGTTTTAG
- the LOC119269697 gene encoding uncharacterized protein LOC119269697 isoform X1, which produces MGTIAEAPFCLFLLDAFGLFGIRPCSRRFAFALDANGHHDSVMRRGLWSNSRLVWNTMDRAKSGRILWRSRANQTLSRLCRCDNMLNVGHATVYESSVHVYYQALFNAAEGLTECFNQLQKNQFDVWMLHAVVANDLCTGDSFVDLMSSRWLLLLPKIRRSLDMCTKF; this is translated from the exons ATGGGAACTATCGCAGAAGCACCATTTTGCCTTTTTCTATTAGATGCCTTTGGATTGTTTGGCATCAGACCTTGTTCAAGGAGATTTGCTTTTG CCCTGGATGCAAATGGACATCATGATTCTGTTATGCGCCGAGGTCTGTGGTCAAATTCTCGATTGGTGTGGAACACCATGGACAGGGCAAAATCAG GGCGAATCTTGTGGAGGAGTAGGGCAAATCAGACATTGTCTCGCTTGTGCCGCTGTG ATAACATGCTGAATGTTGGTCATGCGACTGTGTATGAATCTTCTGTACATGTATATTATCAGGCATTGTTTAATGCTGCTGAGGGTTTAACAGAG TGTTTCAACCAACTGCAGAAAAATCAGTTTGATGTATGGATGCTTCATGCGGTGGTAGCTAATGATCTCTGTACTGGTGATAGTTTTGTG GATCTAATGTCGTCGAGGTGGCTGCTGCTCTTACCGAAGATCAGAAGAAGCCTGGATATGTGCACCAAGTTTTAG
- the LOC119269697 gene encoding uncharacterized protein LOC119269697 isoform X4, translating to MGTIAEAPFCLFLLDAFGLFGIRPCSRRFAFALDANGHHDSVMRRGLWSNSRLVWNTMDRAKSGRILWRSRANQTLSRLCRCDNMLNVGHATVYESSVHVYYQALFNAAEGLTEKNQFDVWMLHAVVANDLCTGDSFVIRI from the exons ATGGGAACTATCGCAGAAGCACCATTTTGCCTTTTTCTATTAGATGCCTTTGGATTGTTTGGCATCAGACCTTGTTCAAGGAGATTTGCTTTTG CCCTGGATGCAAATGGACATCATGATTCTGTTATGCGCCGAGGTCTGTGGTCAAATTCTCGATTGGTGTGGAACACCATGGACAGGGCAAAATCAG GGCGAATCTTGTGGAGGAGTAGGGCAAATCAGACATTGTCTCGCTTGTGCCGCTGTG ATAACATGCTGAATGTTGGTCATGCGACTGTGTATGAATCTTCTGTACATGTATATTATCAGGCATTGTTTAATGCTGCTGAGGGTTTAACAGAG AAAAATCAGTTTGATGTATGGATGCTTCATGCGGTGGTAGCTAATGATCTCTGTACTGGTGATAGTTTTGTG ATCAGGATCTAA
- the LOC119269697 gene encoding uncharacterized protein LOC119269697 isoform X3, which translates to MGTIAEAPFCLFLLDAFGLFGIRPCSRRFAFALDANGHHDSVMRRGLWSNSRLVWNTMDRAKSGRILWRSRANQTLSRLCRCDNMLNVGHATVYESSVHVYYQALFNAAEGLTECFNQLQKNQFDVWMLHAVVANDLCTGDSFVIRI; encoded by the exons ATGGGAACTATCGCAGAAGCACCATTTTGCCTTTTTCTATTAGATGCCTTTGGATTGTTTGGCATCAGACCTTGTTCAAGGAGATTTGCTTTTG CCCTGGATGCAAATGGACATCATGATTCTGTTATGCGCCGAGGTCTGTGGTCAAATTCTCGATTGGTGTGGAACACCATGGACAGGGCAAAATCAG GGCGAATCTTGTGGAGGAGTAGGGCAAATCAGACATTGTCTCGCTTGTGCCGCTGTG ATAACATGCTGAATGTTGGTCATGCGACTGTGTATGAATCTTCTGTACATGTATATTATCAGGCATTGTTTAATGCTGCTGAGGGTTTAACAGAG TGTTTCAACCAACTGCAGAAAAATCAGTTTGATGTATGGATGCTTCATGCGGTGGTAGCTAATGATCTCTGTACTGGTGATAGTTTTGTG ATCAGGATCTAA